A genome region from Rhodothermales bacterium includes the following:
- a CDS encoding response regulator, producing the protein MRVLLVEDDQITQRFLVRIVESRGHTVDSFSDAEKAWEAYQKGFYPLLLLDWMLPGMSGLDLCRNVRNSPQGPFSIVLVVTAMNEAEHLEAVLEAGADDYIAKPIAQKLMNVRLAVAERRVDNILQHKEAEEQRRLLATAVRSSGEGMFITTAENEEESPRIVYVNESMATMTGYTRDELLHQPIEIFEGPETNRDVLAEMGGELVRGEAFFAEILLYKKDHSRILVRWQISPVRDDTDRITHYVSVLRDITETRRLERELVEISEREQRRIGRDLHDGLGQQLTGLAFMARSLERKLQDIDEDAARAAMTIAELVNDTKSQARILARGLVTVDLAGTGIVRALEDLAANTEQMSAIPCTADCHIDTPLWDETVATHLYRICQEAVNNAIKHSGATHVNIELNQDGHQLLLAVRDNGAGIASTTPVDGGMGLRIMEFRAQMINATLNIRPRVQGGTLVLCSLVYPGVLAHTKEVLTS; encoded by the coding sequence ATGCGCGTCCTACTCGTTGAAGACGATCAGATCACCCAGCGATTTCTGGTGCGCATCGTGGAATCGCGGGGGCACACCGTGGATTCGTTTTCGGATGCGGAGAAGGCATGGGAGGCCTATCAGAAAGGGTTTTATCCCTTGCTGTTGCTGGACTGGATGCTGCCCGGGATGAGCGGGCTGGACCTGTGCCGCAACGTTCGGAATTCACCGCAGGGGCCGTTCAGTATCGTCCTCGTCGTCACGGCCATGAACGAGGCGGAGCACCTCGAGGCGGTGCTCGAAGCCGGCGCCGACGACTACATCGCCAAGCCCATCGCGCAGAAGCTGATGAACGTGCGCCTGGCCGTCGCGGAGCGGCGTGTCGATAACATCCTCCAACACAAGGAGGCCGAAGAGCAACGTCGGCTCCTCGCGACGGCCGTCCGCAGCAGCGGTGAGGGGATGTTCATCACCACCGCTGAAAACGAGGAAGAGAGCCCGCGCATCGTCTACGTCAACGAGAGCATGGCGACAATGACCGGTTACACCCGAGACGAGTTGTTGCACCAGCCGATCGAGATCTTCGAGGGGCCGGAAACGAACCGGGACGTGCTCGCCGAAATGGGTGGGGAGCTGGTGCGGGGCGAGGCGTTTTTCGCCGAAATCCTCCTCTATAAAAAGGACCACAGCCGCATTCTGGTGCGCTGGCAGATTTCGCCCGTACGCGACGACACCGATCGCATCACGCATTATGTGTCCGTGCTGCGGGACATTACCGAGACGCGCCGGCTCGAACGCGAACTGGTCGAGATCAGCGAACGCGAGCAGCGACGAATCGGACGCGACCTGCACGACGGCCTCGGCCAGCAGCTCACCGGCCTCGCGTTTATGGCGCGAAGCCTCGAACGGAAGCTCCAGGATATCGACGAGGATGCCGCGCGAGCCGCGATGACCATCGCCGAGCTGGTCAACGATACCAAGTCCCAGGCCCGCATCCTCGCCCGCGGGCTGGTGACGGTGGATCTCGCCGGCACAGGCATCGTCCGCGCCCTCGAGGACCTGGCCGCGAACACCGAACAGATGTCCGCCATCCCCTGTACGGCCGATTGCCACATCGACACCCCGCTGTGGGACGAAACGGTGGCCACTCACCTCTATCGGATCTGCCAGGAAGCCGTAAACAACGCCATCAAACACAGCGGCGCGACGCACGTCAACATCGAACTCAACCAGGATGGTCACCAGCTGCTGTTGGCCGTGCGCGACAACGGGGCCGGCATTGCCTCCACCACTCCGGTCGATGGCGGCATGGGACTTCGGATCATGGAGTTCCGCGCGCAGATGATTAACGCAACACTAAATATCCGTCCCCGCGTACAGGGCGGCACGCTCGTTTTGTGCAGCCTTGTATATCCAGGAGTTTTAGCGCATACTAAAGAAGTCCTCACCTCGTAG
- a CDS encoding PAS domain S-box protein translates to MDRSRPLFKVAQLFNIGSSPAGGDGDWVGGDPRVAVAGVPYEGLDHVLLFLSDAVALVDMCGRVLQWNPAAERLFGWSPSEAIGRTIDDVLPTWYPFEEDANLLGMVHRDGAWSGEVIQKGRDGGLLKTMASLTLLRGDSGHWSRALLTFRSIREIRELDHTGEEQLLSSPWRKLVENHPEPIAILQFGDIIHVNPACASLLGVSNPGALQGRSLYDFFPAEEAGDVRRAMALVEAGRTLPSVEHRLRREGGEERIVRSRAVPLLIDGQSVVQAVLHDITEQKRAENALARSEQRFQAVFDRAGIGIAIADPSTRLLATNPAFQHMLQYSATELSRFSCRDLTYAEDLTIYNHFVQQVHDGEMDRFHMEKRLQRKDGAYAWGSVVATAIRREDDELEYFILMVEDISKRKKTEEELIAARSKAEEMTLLKSSFLTNMSHEIRTPLTGIIGFASILAEEVSEEHRELIDLIEQSGHRLLQTLNAILDLSMLESGTLKVKPQELNIVDEVQALMSQLAMQVQEKGLFLTFSCEHEDIRAIIDRTSLDRIINNLISNAIKFTPEGGIEVTMQPQGDRVEIRVVDSGIGIEDGFLPYVFDAFRQESTGMARSFEGNGLGLTITKRLVAFMGGDIQVESTPGRGSVFTVSLPMERVAQPGIEVSDAGLRYRPAPGGRSRPRVLVLEDNRDARVLLQKFLADRYEVALTSREDQALEAASHQQFDVVLMDINLGGNRTGVDALRALRHLSQYEAVPVVALTAYAISGDRERFLSQGFDGYLGKPLTRKDLYQVITQVLDQPNRTRLPPPNNPTRHARPTR, encoded by the coding sequence ATGGATCGATCACGTCCGCTATTCAAAGTTGCGCAATTATTTAACATTGGTTCGAGCCCCGCCGGCGGCGACGGGGATTGGGTAGGAGGCGACCCGCGGGTGGCCGTCGCCGGCGTGCCCTATGAAGGGCTGGACCATGTGCTACTGTTTCTGAGCGACGCCGTCGCCCTGGTGGATATGTGCGGCCGGGTGCTCCAGTGGAATCCCGCCGCGGAGCGGCTGTTTGGATGGAGTCCGTCCGAGGCCATCGGACGCACGATCGACGACGTGCTCCCCACCTGGTACCCGTTTGAAGAAGACGCCAACTTGTTGGGCATGGTGCACCGCGACGGCGCGTGGAGCGGCGAGGTGATCCAGAAAGGGCGCGATGGGGGGCTGTTGAAGACGATGGCTTCGCTGACGCTGTTGCGGGGCGACTCCGGCCACTGGTCGCGCGCCCTCCTCACCTTCCGCTCGATTCGCGAGATTCGAGAGCTGGATCATACGGGTGAAGAGCAGTTGCTGAGCAGCCCGTGGCGCAAGCTCGTCGAAAATCATCCGGAGCCGATTGCAATCCTCCAGTTTGGGGACATCATCCACGTCAACCCGGCCTGCGCGTCGCTGCTGGGGGTGTCGAACCCCGGGGCGTTGCAGGGGCGATCGTTGTACGACTTTTTCCCTGCCGAGGAAGCCGGGGACGTGCGCCGGGCAATGGCCCTGGTCGAAGCCGGCCGGACGCTCCCCAGCGTGGAACACCGGCTGCGGAGGGAAGGGGGTGAGGAGCGCATCGTGCGCTCGCGCGCCGTCCCGCTGTTGATCGATGGGCAGTCTGTCGTCCAGGCCGTGTTACACGACATCACCGAGCAGAAACGCGCCGAAAACGCCCTCGCCCGGAGCGAGCAGCGGTTTCAGGCGGTATTCGACCGCGCCGGCATCGGCATCGCCATCGCCGACCCGAGCACCCGCCTGCTCGCTACCAACCCGGCCTTCCAGCATATGCTCCAGTACTCGGCCACCGAACTCTCGCGGTTCTCGTGTCGGGACCTCACGTATGCCGAAGACCTGACGATCTACAACCATTTCGTGCAGCAGGTGCACGATGGCGAAATGGATCGCTTTCACATGGAGAAGCGCCTCCAGCGTAAGGACGGCGCCTACGCATGGGGCAGCGTGGTCGCGACGGCCATTCGACGCGAAGACGATGAACTGGAGTACTTCATCTTAATGGTGGAGGACATCTCGAAGCGCAAGAAGACGGAGGAGGAGCTGATCGCGGCGCGCAGCAAGGCCGAGGAGATGACGCTCCTCAAATCTTCCTTCCTCACCAATATGAGCCACGAGATCCGGACCCCCCTGACCGGCATCATCGGGTTCGCCTCGATCCTCGCCGAAGAGGTGTCCGAAGAACACCGTGAACTCATCGACCTCATCGAACAAAGCGGCCACCGGTTGTTACAAACCCTGAACGCAATCCTCGACCTCTCCATGCTCGAATCGGGCACGCTGAAAGTAAAACCGCAAGAACTGAACATCGTCGACGAAGTGCAGGCGCTGATGTCGCAACTGGCGATGCAGGTCCAGGAAAAAGGCCTTTTCCTGACGTTCTCCTGCGAACACGAGGACATCCGCGCGATCATCGATCGCACGAGCCTGGACCGGATCATCAACAACCTGATCAGCAACGCCATCAAATTCACGCCGGAGGGCGGCATCGAAGTCACGATGCAGCCGCAGGGGGATCGGGTGGAGATCCGCGTGGTCGATTCTGGCATCGGGATCGAAGATGGGTTCTTGCCTTACGTGTTCGACGCGTTTCGGCAGGAGAGCACCGGCATGGCGCGCTCTTTCGAAGGCAACGGCCTCGGGCTGACGATCACGAAGCGGCTGGTGGCATTTATGGGGGGGGATATTCAGGTGGAGAGCACGCCCGGCCGCGGTAGCGTCTTTACGGTGTCGCTCCCGATGGAGCGTGTGGCGCAGCCGGGTATCGAAGTGTCCGACGCCGGCCTCCGGTACCGTCCGGCCCCGGGGGGCCGCAGCCGGCCCCGTGTGCTCGTCCTCGAAGACAACCGCGATGCCCGCGTGCTGCTCCAAAAGTTTCTCGCCGATCGGTACGAAGTCGCCCTCACCTCGCGCGAGGATCAGGCCCTTGAGGCGGCAAGCCACCAGCAGTTCGATGTCGTTCTGATGGATATAAACCTGGGCGGCAACCGCACGGGCGTCGATGCGTTGCGTGCGTTGCGGCACCTGTCCCAGTACGAAGCAGTGCCTGTCGTGGCCCTGACGGCCTACGCCATTTCCGGAGACCGCGAGCGGTTTTTGTCTCAGGGTTTCGACGGATATCTGGGTAAGCCGCTGACACGCAAGGACCTCTACCAGGTGATCACCCAGGTGCTCGATCAGCCCAATCGTACCCGACTCCCACCCCCCAACAACCCGACCCGGCATGCGCGTCCTACTCGTTGA
- a CDS encoding glycerophosphodiester phosphodiesterase, producing the protein MADTLAPRPLPLFDLQGHRGARGLLPENSIPAFLKALDIGVTTLEMDVVISKDLQVVVSHDPWFEADLCTRPDGQPVPPDRRDAYKLFEMTYKEIARYDCGSRGNIRFPDQVPMRVIKPLLKDVIAAAEAYVQAHNLPAIFYNIETKSTPRTDRIYHPEPALFTQLLHEVLYEAEILDRATIQSFDVRTLRETRRLNPNIRLALLVGTDEDRGFRGNIDALGFTPQIYSPHYSLVTEELVTEAHARQVLVLPWTVNLLEDMVRLKALGVDGLITDFPDIGIALLKKED; encoded by the coding sequence ATGGCCGATACGTTAGCCCCACGTCCACTCCCTTTATTCGACCTCCAGGGCCACCGCGGCGCCCGGGGGCTGCTGCCGGAAAACTCGATCCCGGCCTTCCTCAAGGCGCTCGATATCGGCGTCACCACCCTGGAAATGGATGTTGTGATCTCGAAGGACCTCCAGGTCGTCGTTTCCCACGACCCCTGGTTCGAGGCCGACCTCTGCACGCGCCCCGATGGACAACCCGTGCCGCCGGACCGCCGCGATGCCTACAAGTTGTTCGAGATGACCTACAAGGAGATCGCCCGGTACGACTGCGGCAGCCGCGGCAATATTCGGTTTCCCGATCAAGTACCCATGCGAGTCATTAAGCCATTGCTTAAGGATGTCATCGCGGCCGCCGAAGCCTACGTACAGGCGCATAACCTACCGGCTATTTTTTACAACATTGAAACGAAGTCGACGCCACGAACCGACCGGATCTACCATCCCGAGCCGGCGCTCTTTACCCAGCTGCTTCACGAGGTGCTGTACGAGGCGGAAATCCTGGACCGGGCCACCATCCAATCCTTCGACGTCCGCACCCTGCGCGAAACGCGCCGCCTCAACCCGAACATCCGCCTCGCCCTCCTCGTCGGCACCGACGAGGACCGCGGCTTCCGCGGCAATATCGACGCGTTGGGCTTCACCCCCCAGATCTATAGCCCCCACTACAGCCTCGTCACCGAAGAACTCGTCACCGAAGCACACGCCCGCCAGGTACTCGTTCTGCCCTGGACGGTGAACCTGCTCGAGGATATGGTGCGCCTCAAGGCGCTGGGAGTCGATGGCCTCATCACTGACTTCCCGGACATCGGGATCGCACTCCTGAAGAAGGAGGACTAA
- a CDS encoding NifU family protein yields MRQQIEEALDMIRPYLMADGGSVRLLTVTPDYVVELELLGACGTCPMSTMTLRAGIEQALKRTIPRITRVEAVSASETV; encoded by the coding sequence TTGCGCCAGCAGATCGAAGAAGCGCTGGACATGATTCGCCCGTACCTGATGGCGGACGGCGGTTCAGTGCGCCTCCTGACGGTCACGCCGGACTATGTGGTCGAACTGGAACTGCTCGGGGCCTGCGGCACCTGCCCGATGAGCACGATGACGCTACGCGCCGGCATCGAACAGGCACTGAAGCGGACCATCCCGCGGATCACCCGCGTCGAGGCGGTGAGCGCCTCCGAGACGGTCTAA
- a CDS encoding response regulator transcription factor, giving the protein MQHHSYAPPIASAAIPIKEPVRKRILVVDDHPIVRQGLAQFINQERDMTVCGEASDGFEAMTAIEQAMPDLVIVDIQMEGINGMDLVRNIKAQYPDLPMLMLSMHDESLYAERALRAGARGYVMKQEDPRNVIHAIRRVLKGEVYVSDQAASKILKLLSGGSDNASPVDRLSNRELEVLRMIGEGYRTRHIAEKFSLSTKTVESYKARLKQKLVLKDAAELARYAAEWVKDARKA; this is encoded by the coding sequence ATGCAACACCATTCCTACGCGCCTCCCATCGCCTCCGCCGCGATTCCGATCAAAGAGCCGGTCCGAAAACGCATCCTCGTGGTCGACGACCACCCTATCGTCCGCCAGGGCCTCGCGCAGTTCATCAACCAGGAACGCGACATGACCGTCTGCGGCGAGGCGTCCGACGGGTTCGAGGCGATGACCGCGATCGAGCAGGCCATGCCGGACCTCGTGATCGTGGATATTCAAATGGAGGGCATCAACGGGATGGACCTCGTGCGCAACATCAAGGCGCAGTATCCGGATCTGCCGATGCTGATGTTGTCGATGCACGACGAGAGCCTCTATGCCGAGCGCGCGCTCCGCGCCGGCGCCCGCGGCTACGTGATGAAGCAGGAAGACCCACGTAACGTGATCCACGCCATCCGCCGGGTATTGAAGGGCGAGGTGTATGTGAGCGATCAAGCCGCCTCCAAGATCCTCAAACTGCTCTCGGGAGGATCGGACAACGCATCGCCCGTCGACCGCCTCAGCAATCGCGAGCTGGAGGTGCTCCGTATGATCGGTGAAGGCTACCGCACCCGCCACATCGCCGAGAAGTTCTCGCTAAGCACCAAAACCGTCGAGTCGTACAAAGCACGCCTCAAGCAAAAGCTCGTCCTGAAAGACGCCGCCGAGCTCGCCCGCTACGCCGCCGAATGGGTGAAAGACGCGCGGAAAGCGTGA